The Candidatus Celerinatantimonas neptuna DNA segment TGATTTACCTAAAGCTGATATTGAACAAAAAAATGAAAACGCAACTTCTGATGAAGAAACACTACTGGTTATTCCATTTAAAGAAGAATCCGTCAGTGATAATAAGCCATCTATACTGGTACAGCCTTCATCTGCTTCTATCAACGATTTGCCTGCTAAATCTGATGTACTACAGACTAGTTCAGATACTGTTTTAAAAGCTTCAATATCCGAAAACAGTCAAGCTCAGGCAGAAGAACCAAGTCAACTTCCTCTAGAAATGGAGGTCAATGAACCATCACCAAAAGTAGAAAATCAGCCACAAAAAATACTAACTGATGAATCTGGAGATTATGCCCCAAGACAAGAAATCATCGAATCACAGCCCATTGATTTGTCATCTCATGTAACAAATGGCATGTTCGGTAGTGGCCGACAGGCTTCTGCACCGATGACCAAACCAACGCATGTTGAATCAAGTACTAAAGAGATTGATATTTTGCCTTATGAGCGCTCAGAGCTTCATAAAAGTGGCCGACAAGCTGGCTTTAACGGTGCTTTGAAAAAAGCCAACGCACCAATGCAGAAGACAAACTGATCTAATTTGGTGCATTTTTAACATGTATTGAAGTTAAATAAAGGCCAGTACTCATAACTGGTCTTTATTTTAATATCTAAATTTTTCAAATACTTTTCATCTCATTTTCTGCAAATTTCATTTCATAACTCATTTCAATATATTTCTGTGTTAAATCTTGAATTTAAGTTGCAAGATAGTGCAATTTATTAAACATCTTTATCCTTTTCTCAATATTTATATTGATTTTTTTTAAATCGGTATGAAAGATGCTCAAAATAATATCAAGTGAACCAGTGAAAAGGCATTGACAAATCCCCCAACTAACCAAAAACTAAAATTAATGGAAAGAGTTTATAAGGACTCTTATTTGCACATTGGTAGCCGAAATCAAGATCAGAAATAAGCAGAATCACCTATTTTCTTTTAATTTTTATTGGGTTATTCGATTAATAGTCTAATCTTAAAGAAACCAACATGACAATTTTCGTTCGCCAATCTATCTAATTTCTGATAGAGACGATGTCAGGGAGAATGCTATGAGCATATTCAATCATTATCTGCAGCGCTACGAACAAGCTCGTTATGAAGAGCTATCTCTAGAACAATATCTGCAACTTTGTAAAGACGATCCCAGTGTTTATGCATCTGCTTCGGAACGACTATTGATGGCAATAGGAGAACCTGAATATATTGACACTTCGAAAGATTCCCGCCTCAGTCGAATTTTTTCTAACCGTGTTATTGCGCGCTATCCTGCCTTTGAAGATTTCTATGGCATGGAAGAAAGTATCGAACAAATAGTGTCCTATTTGAAACATTCATCACAAGGGCTTGAAGAGCAAAAACAAATTCTTTATTTACTTGGCCCCGTAGGCGGCGGGAAATCTTCTCTTGCAGAAAAATTAAAAAGCTTGATGCAAAAATGTCCTATTTATATATTGAAAGGGTCTCCTGTCAATGATCATCCATTTGCCTTATTTGATCCTGAAGAAGATGCCGATATTTTGCAAAAAGAGTACGGAATTGCGAAACGCTATTTAAGAACAATTATGTCTCCCTGGGCTGCCAAACGGCTACATGAATTTGGTGGAGATATTACTAAGTTTAAAGTTATAAAAGTTTATCCTTCGATCCTTGATCAAATTGCAATCGCTAAAACCGAACCGGGCGATGAAAACAATCAAGACATTTCGTCATTGGTTGGTAAAGTTGATATTCGACAATTAGAACATTTTGCTCAAAATGATGCAGATGCATACAGCTATTCCGGTGCATTATGCCTTGCGAACCAAGGGCTGATGGAATTTGTGGAAATGTTTAAAGCCCCAATCAAAGTGCTTCATCCTTTATTGACTGCAACTCAGGAAGGAAACTATAACGGGACTGAAGGATTATCAGCTCTTCCATTCTCAGGAATTATTCTTGCTCACTCCAATGAATCAGAATGGCAGGCATTTCGGAACAATAAAAACAATGAAGCTTTTCTTGACCGTGTGTATATCGTCAAAGTGCCCTATTGCTTGAGAATTTCAGAAGAAATTAAAATTTATCAAAAATTACTCGATAACAGTGAATTGAACAGAGCCAGTTGTGCGCCGAGTACTTTGAAATTACTGGCAGAATTTTCTGTACTTTCAAGGCTACAGGATCCAGAAAACTCTTCCGTCTATTCGAAAATGCGAGTTTATGATGGAGAGAGCCTAAAAGACACGGATCCAAAAGCAAAATCTTATCAGGAGTACCGAGATTATGCAGGCGTAGATGAAGGTATGTCAGGGCTATCAACCCGGTTTTCATTCAAAATTCTCTCCCGGGTATTTAACTTTGACACAACTGAAGTAGCCGCGAACCCTGTCCATCTATTTTATGTACTAGAAAAACGAATCGAACGAGAGCAATTTCCACAAGAAATTGCAGACCGCTACCTTGAACATCTGAAAGGTTATTTGATTCCAACCTACATTGAATTTATCGGGAAAGAGATCCAGACAGCATATTTGGAATCTTATTCGGAATACGGCCAAAATATTTTTGACCGTTATGTTACTTATGCCGATTTCTGGATACAAGATCAGGAATTCCGTGATCCAGATACAGGTCAGCTATTTGACCGGTCAGCACTTAATGCTGAATTAGAAAAAATTGAAAAACCAGCAGGAATTAGTAATCCAAAAGATTTTCGTAATGAAATAGTTAACTTTGTACTAAGAACTCGGGCAAACCATGAAGGTAAAAATCCGAATTGGACAAGTTACGAGAAACTACGCACAGTAATTGAGAAAAAAATGTTCTCTAATACTGAAGATCTATTGCCGGTGATTTCGTTTAACACGAAAACTTCAGCAGACGATCAACGCAAACATGATGATTTTGTGAACCGTATGATGGAAAAAGGCTATACCCGTAAACAAGTTAGACTTCTTTCCGAATGGTATTTACGTGTTCGCAAATCTTCTTAGCCATGGGGGTTGTATATGGCTCATTTTATAGACCGACGACTAAATGGCAAAAATAAAAGTGCTGTCAACAGACAGCGCTTTCTCCGCCGTTATAAACAGCAAATAAAAAAAGCTGTTACTGAGGCTGTCAATAACCGTAGTATCCAGGATTTAGATTCGGGTGAAAAGATCACCATTCCATCAAGGGATATTACCGAGCCATTTTTCCATCAAGACGAAGGCGGAGATCGAACTCGAGTTTTACCCGGAAACGATCAATTTTCAACCGGAGATAAAATAGAACGCCCTCAAGGCGGTTCAGGAGGCGGTGCTGGAGAAGGTAATGCTAGCGATTCAGGTGAAGGAACTGATAATTTCCGGTTTGAAATATCTAAAGATGAATATCTGGATATACTATTCAATGACCTCGAATTACCAAATCTGCAGCAAAATAGCATGGACAAAATGGTTGATTTTAAAACTGTCAGAGCAGGATTTACAAGTGAAGGAGTCCCCTCAAATATCAACATTGTACGTTCACTACAGAATTCATTGTTGCGCCGCACAGCTATGACTGCCGGGAAGAAACGACAACTAAACGAATTACAGGAAAGATACCAACAATTATTAAAAACACCAGACCTTCATCAAAAAGAACTACGGTTATTAGAAACAGAAATCAACGAACTCAAAAAACGAATTAGCAAAGTTCCGTTTATTGATACTTTTGACTTAAAATACAATGCGTTTCAAAAACAACCCATCCCCAACTCTCAGGCTGTAATGTTTTGCCTGATGGATGTTTCTGGTTCAATGGATCAGGCAACTAAAGATATGGCAAAAAGATTTTATCTACTGCTCTATCTATTCTTAACCCGCAATTATGAACGAATTGAAATCGTATTCATTCGACATCATACCCAAGCTAAAGAAGTTGATGAACAAGAGTTTTTTTACTCACAGGAAACAGGAGGAACAATCGTATCAAGTGCATTAAAATTAACTCAGGAAATTATTGCGGACCGCTACCCTTCTGATCAATGGAATATATATGCTGCTCAAGCATCTGATGGAGATAACTGGGCTGATGACTCCCCTATTTGCAAAAAACTACTTGATCAATCCCTACTCCCTTTAATCCGCAGTTTTTTCTATATTGAAATTACGGCTAGAGCCCACCAGACCCTCTGGAGAGAATATGAAGAATTAGCTCAAGTTCATGATAACTTTGCACTTCAA contains these protein-coding regions:
- a CDS encoding hypothetical protein (Stress response UPF0229 protein YhbH), which translates into the protein MAHFIDRRLNGKNKSAVNRQRFLRRYKQQIKKAVTEAVNNRSIQDLDSGEKITIPSRDITEPFFHQDEGGDRTRVLPGNDQFSTGDKIERPQGGSGGGAGEGNASDSGEGTDNFRFEISKDEYLDILFNDLELPNLQQNSMDKMVDFKTVRAGFTSEGVPSNINIVRSLQNSLLRRTAMTAGKKRQLNELQERYQQLLKTPDLHQKELRLLETEINELKKRISKVPFIDTFDLKYNAFQKQPIPNSQAVMFCLMDVSGSMDQATKDMAKRFYLLLYLFLTRNYERIEIVFIRHHTQAKEVDEQEFFYSQETGGTIVSSALKLTQEIIADRYPSDQWNIYAAQASDGDNWADDSPICKKLLDQSLLPLIRSFFYIEITARAHQTLWREYEELAQVHDNFALQHIRKPEDIYPVFREFFKKQAA